GccaagagacaaaaaaacaaatggcatTTCTCCAACTTGTCTGAcctatatctttaaaaacagaaaataaagttaaagagATATTAAACACATGTTCTTCTGTAAAAGTTGTCACCACTAActactttgctcattttcttgAGGGTACGTAAAAACAGAGCAAAGGGTTTTCAAGCTGACTCAACGGTGGCTGATAAGATCCCcttgtctgttttcctttctcatcCAAGAGGAGCAAAGGAGAAAGGGTCCAGACATACCAGTTCTGCCTGAAAAGGTTTCCCCGAGTACTAGAGTCAAACCAAAGGGTACCTACTGTGGCAGCCTACTGATCAAGTCCCTTCTCAGACTCAGCAGCACACATTCTCACCTTTGAGAAAGCAACTGGTCCATATCCATTCCTTCTTTCTGTTGATATTCCCTCAGAAGGCTATGTGCGTGATCCAGACTGACAAAGTCCCTGTAATCCTCCTCCTCTACAACACAGATGTAGTAGGGCAGGAACTGTGGCACCACAGAGGGCAAGGCCATCTCTTCACCAGGAGAAACACGAGGAGCAGCGCCCAAGACAGTGTCCTGCAGGTGGAGATCCTGGAGCTGGGCAGTAAagtctctgtctttggctccgATGGAATCATTCCCAAAATCCAAGGTAAGCTGTGGTGGTGGTGCGGCCTCACTGTCACTTCCCCAGTCATCTGCACCTTCGCACCAATCGTCAGCTGCAAGGCCATTTTCCTGTTTCTGGAAGAACATCCAGTGAATGAAGTCCAAGCACACTTGGGTGCTCTCACTTATTCCCTTGGCTGGAGCTACTCATTCCTTCACCTTCCCCAGGGAGCTTTCATACAGCACCTTCCTCCCTTGCACACTCTGATTCACCTTTCTGGACCCCGTGTACTCAACCATGTGGGAGGTAACAAAAATTCCCTTCCCTTTGCAAGGGCAGCGTGGCAAATGTAATACAGTGGTTTCTTCAAACATCTATTCTAAActctttcaggggatccctgggtggcgcagcggtttagcgcctgcctttggcccagggcgcgatcctggagacccgggatcaaatcccacgtcgggctcccggtgcatggagcctgcttctccctctgcctatgtctctgcctctctctctctctgtgtgtgcgactatcataaataaaaataaaaattaaaaaataaaaaaataaactcagatgTGCTTCACGTATTACATAAGCTAGCAGGAcagaactacatttcccagacgcCTTAGCAGCTAGGCCGGCAGATATGATCAACGGCTGGCTAATCAGGTCCACCAGGGAGACAAACTTGAGAAACAATTTTTCTGTTGTGATACAGCAAAAGTCTATAGGTGGGTATCAAGCAAGGATCTGGAACCACAAGATCTGAAAAGGGCAGCTTCCAGTTTACCAGATCACATGTCAGCTCTCTGCAGGTGCGGTGGGTGGTGTAACAGCTCTTTGACAGGCCAGTTCACTCTGAGGTGTGGTTCTGAAGGTCATTCCTGGAGTGGCcccctccaactttttttttttaagattttatttattaatgagagacagagagagaaagagaggaaagacaggcagagggagaagcaggctccatgcagggagcctgacatgggacttgatctggggtctccaggatcaggctctgggctgaaggtggcgctaaaccgctgagccacctgggctgcccggccCCCTCCAACTTATTCAGTGTCAGTAAAGTCCTAATTTGAAGTCTgtctgggctttatttttttttttaatttttatttatttatgatagtcacacacacacacagagagagagagagagagagagaggcagagacacaggcagagggagaagcaggctccatgcaccgggagccggacgtgggactcgatcctaggtctccaggatcgcgccctgggccaaaggcaggctccaaaccgctgcaccacccagggatccctgtctggGCTTTAAAAGATCAGTGCTTTTCTATTATCTGCAATGGAACCCTGAGAAATACAGGTACACACCTGTGCCTTCAGCTTTTCATTCCTGGTAACAGTAGCAGGGTAGCAGGCACACGTTAAGAGCTCAGTGTACACAGAAGCCAACATTCACAGCCACAGGGAGACCGAGTTTCATTCTGCAGCTACCAACCTGCCCAACTTTCTAATTCAATAAATTCTGATTCTTTAATTAAATGCTAGACACATGAACACGTATCACATGAACTAGATTTACTATAACCATATTTATCTGTCACACACAAGCGCGGACGTGTACACATCCACACTTTTTCCCAAACAGAAACACCAGCGAGTTATGTGCCTCAAGACCTTcagtatatatatacttttaaggattttatttattcatgagagacacagagagagagaggcagagacacgggcagagggagaagcaggctccacgcagggagcccgacgtgggactcgatccagggtctccagcatcatgccccgggccgaaggcggtgctaaaccgctgaaccaccagggctgcccccttcagtatatattaaaataaacaaacgaAACCTTAAGGAGGCAGCCCTTCACCGTTcagaaaaaaaagtgcaaaacCCATTCCAACGTACCTCCAAGGTCACGGCTTAAGGTCTACGTTAGACAACAGTCTGGAAAACACTCTCAAATCGCAGCAAGTCCTAAGAAGCTAACTGCAACCGGTTTACCTGAGCATCGTGCGCCCCCGTCTCTCGCATCTGCAGGCACTGGGAACGGAACACCTTCCAGCTGCGGGGTGAAAATAAAGGACAGTGAGGCTCCGAGCGGACCACCGGGCCAGCCGGCAGGGCCCCTCCCGGGCGGCCCCCAGCGCGCGGGCTGCCCCGCCTACCTgcgcgccccggccgccgccgccgccgccgcacccgggcagggggcaggcgAACACGTGCAGGAGCCGGTGGAACCGGGAGCCTTCCAGCGGGCAGTACACCTGCACGACCAGGGCAAGAGGCTGCCTGCAACGTTCACACGCCGGCCTCGGCGCCGCCACCGCCGGCAACGCGTCCTGAGGGCGAGGGGGCGCGCTCAGCGGGCGGGCGGCTCGGGGGCCTCGCCCGCGCCCTcaccccggcccccgccccgccccgccgcccccgccgcggcgccCGCCTCACCGGGAGGCCGCCCAGCTTGCTCGCAGTCCAGGCGCCCGGCCCCGTGGGGCGGCCGCGCACTGCGGCGTCCCGAAGCCCGAGCAGCACGGCCGCCCGAGCAGCCGCCATGCCCACGAGGCCCCCGCGTGCCGCGGCGGACTACGGCAGCCGAGAGGCCGCGCCGCTGTGCGCACGCGCGCCGCCCCCTGCCAGACGGCCCCGCCCCCTTAGGGTCCTCGGGAGGAGTTAGGGCCCTGAGGCGCGCGGGCGGCCGCTGCGGGCGGGAGCTGCAAACCCCGAGCCCCGGATGCGTGCCTGGGACCGCGCgaggaaggaagggggcagcGTCTGCTGTGAAGTAGTCTTGCCGAAAGGCTTTACCCGAAGTggaataatgattaaaaaaaaaaaagtttgatttttatAGGTACACGTCAAAATGCTTACTTAGGAAATTATggagcaaaaaaaataaaaataaaaaataaaaaaggaaattatggaGCAGGGCATGAGTTGATCACTTGAAATTTGGCATCAAACAGCAgacatcagggcagcccggggggctcagcggtttagcatcgccttcagtccagggcgcggtcctggaggcctagggtcgagtcccgcatcgggatccctgcatggagcctgctcctccctctgtgtctcagtctctctctctctctctctgcatctctcatgaatagataaataaaatctttaaaaaaaaaatgtagacctcttttttttttttgtagacattATGCTACTTGACTTATACATGGTTGGAATTTTCTGTAagggaacttcttttttttttttcttttaatctcgCACAAcctaggtttatttatttttttaaagatttgaaaatctttaggctccctgcagggagcctgacgtgagactagatcccgggactccaggatcaccccctgggctgaagacggtgccaaaccgctgagccaccaggctgccccttttttatttttttaaagattttatttattgagctttCAAAAAGTTAATTGCTACCACATTCTGGAATTCCAGAGGCAGTAGGACATCATATTTGAAACTACCATTATTGTGGGGTCCTTGGAATAATGTTAACAAAAATGTGCTGGCGTGTGTGAGATTTGAAGCATTCCACTTAATTTTATAGGTTGGACTTCCCGGACAAACTCACACAAATCATCAAgttgctaatatttatttttgtaagtaatctctgctcctgatgtagggcttgaactcacgacccagagatcaagagtcacatgttcctctgactgagccagctagttGTTTCAGTTTGTGTTGAGCAAGTACAGAATGAAGGTGTTGAAAGCTGTTTTACTCTCACAGTGAAGAGCTGTTCACGATGGTTTATGTACCAACTTAACAGGGCTAGGAGGTGCCTAGATAGCTGGTGAAACGTTATTTCTCAGattgtctgtgagggtgtttccagaagagaatagcatttgaatcagtagactgagaaaagaagggtgcctggttggttcagttggttaagcacctgccttcggcttgggtcttgatcccaaggtGCTGGattggagcctcacattgggctcccccctccacagagagcctgtttctccctctccctctgccactcatgaataaataaaatctttaaaaatcttttttttttttttaaagatctgccctcaaaaaaataaataaaaataaataataaataaataaataaataaataaataaataaataaaagatctgcCCTCACCGGTGTGGATGGGCATGATCCAGTCTGTTGAGGGCcctaagagaaaggcagagaaggggtgaattctctcttcttgagctgggatatccatcttctcctgccctcagatATCAGATCTTGATTCTTAGGCCTTCAGACTTGGGGACTAACACCAGTGACCTCTGGGTTCTCAAGCTGAACCACCTGTCTCGGTTTTCCTGGTTCTTCAGCTGGTGGTAAACAGTGtattgtgggacttctcagcctccatactCACATTTGCCAATTCTCCTGATACATCTCACATGTATCTACATCCTATTGGttatgtttctctggagaaccctaaatAATACTGTTCCAGAATTTGCAACAAGTGGAAGCCACAAgtgatagtggtggtgatggggggagCGGAACAAGATAGGGCCAAGGGATGTGTGGCCATCTAATTGACACGTGCCAGTTCCTCCTGCATAAGGCAAGACAGGAGACTTGGCAGCTGGCCCAGAGGAGCAGAGGTCCCACTCCTAAGAAAGCCTTCACGTGAAGCTCAGCTAGTCACAGGGGCTCTGCTACCTAAAATTTTTCTCTCTACAGTTTTTTGTGTGCTTGCTCTTTTGTAAGAGGAAGTGCTTCTAATAGGAAAAGACCTTCACTTTTCATCAGCTACATTAAGAAAGGAGGTGGGTTGGGGTGCGTAGGGGACGCAGTTGGTTAGGCGTACaacttggcttcagctcaggtcatgatatcgagccccatgtagggctctgtgctcagcagtcttcttgaatttctctctccctctccctctgcccctcctgctcatgttctctctctctaaaaaaaaaaatgttttttaaatgtagtgaGGAAAGGAGGGGGGTTACCAGGAGCCTCAACAGAGCCTGACTGTGGAAGAACATCTTTATATCACGTCTGCCAAAGTGAGAAGTGGGCATTTGTTTTTGGAATTCACACAGAGAAGTGCTAACAATTTCTGAGTATTATCTTAAGCAGACATTTACACCTGTATGGTCACTTTCTGTAATTAGGATATTCCTAATTAGGGTGAAGGCAGCTGTGATGGTGGGGGGGCAGTAGGGCTTTGTGAAAGGGGAGCAGTCTTTCTGTCTAGATTCTGTATCATGATCTAGGGTGTAGATCCTGGGAGCTCAGCCCTCTAGTCTGCTCATCAATTCTGCTCACTGACTTTTTGGAATAAATTTCCCTTTCTGCCAAGTTGgccaaaaatattatttaggatCTTGAATAGACAATAAATGGGTGGTCTGTtcaaaatcctcttttttttttttcaatgtctctCTTAGGAAAGAATTACTTGAGCATCTGGCCAGAAAGATGATCACCACCCTTGATCCAGACTGGGTGTTCACCTAAAACAGACATATTCTAATGCAGCTTTTTAGAATTATCCAGTGAATAGAAGTGTACAATTCCTCCGAAGTCACAGGAGTGAGGAGTGGACAAAGGAGAAGGGGTTTGCTTACAGAAGCCAAGTTCCTCTTGTGACTTTGATGgtgccccacctccctccaccctctcctcAAGGGAGCGTCCTGCATTCTGGACCTACTCACCACTTACAGTCAAGCCTCAATCAAGGCACATCACTCCTACTGGGCACCTAACTCGTGTAGAGCACTACTTCTGGAGATTAGAAGAGGCTGAGCCTACAACCTCTTTgtggcatctttatttttctatctggTACACGAACAAAGCGAACACGGTCAGAAAAATCAGCTGCACTGGAACACTTCAGCCAATCGTAAAACAGAGGGCACATGGACATGGATGGGCAGGGGTGGCAATTCCAGACCAGCTTCCCCCAAAGGGCTTGTGCTCCAAGCCCACAACCAGAGGGTGCTCTGGGAAAGACTGTGCAGCGCATCTCTGGTGAGGAGAGACAAGGACCAGTTACAACAGGGACTGCAGCCGGGCATGAGTTTATTGGCTTCTGGCCTCACGTTCCTGCTTGATGAAGTTGATTAGCCCGTTCGTGGAAGAGTCGTGAGAGGTGACTGGGCTACTGCCATCAAGTTCAGGCTCAATTTTCTTGGCCAGCTGCTTTCCCAGCTCCACCCTGCCAGGACAACAATGAACAAGAATTGTAAGAGGAAGGTTCCAGCATTGCTAGTCAAATCCACAAGCCAACCCACAGGCATGCTCTACCCTCCCCTTGAGGAGCAGCAACTCACCCCCACTGGTCAAAGCTGTTGATGTCCCAGATGACACCCTGAACGAAGATCTTGTGCTCATACATGGCTACAGAGGTGGCAGATGGGGCACATTAGGGCTTGACCAGCCTTATCCAACCTACCCCAGGCCAGGACCTTCCCTGCTCACTCACCAATCAAGGCTCCCAGAATGAATGGCGTGAGCTTGGTGAACACAATAGAGTTTGTTGGGCGATTTCCTTCAAAGACCTTCAGAAAACACCCAGGAATGTCCCCTGGTTAGTCATAATTCCCCAATCCTCAGAAGGGATGTGCACCCTGCCCCAGAGGCTGGGATATGCAGATCTGTAGGGACAGTCCCTCCTACAGGAGGGACCAGGCACACCATAAATCCCTACCCTGATCCCATAACTTTATCTTTCCAATGCCAGGATGCCATCCAAAACCACTTTAGGAGAAGTGCTGACCTTGTGTGGCAATAGCTTCTCTAAGTCCTCTGGACTCTTTCCTGCGGCCTGCAGCTCCTTCCGGGCCTCCTCTGTCGACTTCCCCTTCATCAGAGCCTCAGTTTGGGCCAAAAAGTTGGCCAGGAGGATCTGACAAGAGAGACACCCAGTTCCACTTGGAAGTACTGCCTGAGCTTCAGGTAGAGGGGCAGGACTTCCCAGCTGCGGTTAGTTTCAGCCTAGGTCAGGCTGCTGGCCCCCCATGTAGAGTTCAAGTGGAGctggggggggcggcgggggggacGACAATGGCAAGTCACATCGGGTGACATAGCAAAGCACGTAACAACAGTAACTCCCCTTTAAGGAATACCTGTGACTTGCCAAAGACCCTGCTAAGAAATTAGCAttatctatctttttctttttcttttttaaagaatttatttgagagagagagagagagagagagagagagagaaaatcccaagcagacacctcacagagcagagcctgactcggggctcgatcttataccccgagatcatgacccaagcccaaaccaagagtcgaatgctcAACCGACTTCCCATTTGCTGCTGTGGTAAGCACGATCTTGGCTCCATGCCCTTAGGTGGGCCCAATACAATCACGTGCCCTTAGACACAACGAACATGAAAAATGAGTCGGTCAGAGAGATGCAACAGAAGAGGCAGGACAGAATCGAAGCTAGACAGCACCGCAGGCCAAGGCTTCTCAAAACTGAGAATGACCCCCAGCTGCCATCAAGGAAACTGGACCTTGGTCCTACCCTCAGCAGAGACGCAGTGGAGGCTGCTAGATTTTAGACGCACAGAAACCAAGATAAAAACTGGGtgttgttggggatccctgggtggctcagcggtttagcgcctgcctcagcccaggatgtgatcctggagtcccgggatcgagtcccgcatcaggctccctgcatggagcctgcttctccctctgcctatgtctctgcctctctctctctctgtgtgtctctcatgaataaataaatgaaatctttaaaaaaaaagattgggtgttgttttaagccactgagtctgTGAAATCTATTACACAAGAATAGGTAACTAGTGTTAAGCTCCCGACTAATGCATCGGCTATTCAATAGTCTGCGTGTAATGTGCGTGAGAAAGTGTGAGGAGAGGCTGGACCGGGCTCTTACCTTGTGATGCAGACCCTTCCTTATCGGGTGCTGGGTCTGGACCGGGATGAGGAAGTCACAGGGTATCATCTTGGTGCCTGTAAAGGGAACAGTGGTCACCCAAGCGCCTACCCCAGCCCATGGGAACCACCTGCGAGAGAAGTCTCTGCGGGCGGCCCACCACGTCCACTGCAGCACCCGTGCCCAGGCCAGACGGGCCGTACCTTGGTGGATGAGCTGATAGAAGGCATGCTGGCCATTGGTCCCTGGCTCCCCCCACACAATGGGGCCTGTCTGGTGGTCCACACGAGTGCCGGACTTGGTGATGTACTTCCCGTTGGACTCCATGTCACCCTGGAACAGGGACAGAAGCCCAGGCCTCTATCTGTAAGTCTTGCTTTGCTTCATGCACCGTGCCCAAATCCTGCCTAGGATGCACCAAGCgtacctgccccctgccctgtgggCATCCACAGGCATGACCCTTTTATCTCCCCTCACCTATGAGGACACAGGCTTGTCTCTTTCTGGCTTAGGCCACTGTCGGAAGGACCCATGGCTAGAAGGTGGATATGGAGGTCTGAGGAGAACCTCCCTATGAGCAGAAATCAGTCACAGTATCTTTAACTGATGTCTTTTctctaagtttatttatttaagtaatctttacacctcatgtggggctcgaactcatgaccccgagatcaagagtcacgtgctcttctgaccgagccagccaagtgcccctctttAACTGATGTCTCAAGGGAAAGGCTGGCTGGGGTCCAGGGTGTACAGCCTCTGAAGTCTGTCCCACCAACGAGATGCTGGGCTGTGGGGAGCCCTGGCCCCCCTCTTCTGTCACCTTCAGGAGTTGGTGCAAGTCCGCTGTGCCTGCCCAAGGGCTGCAGGGCAAAACTAGGGTCGTGCTAGAGAAACCAGGGACATATGGGGAAGGGCTGCCTGAAACAGAATCTGGACTAGGAGAGGGGCTGCTTGGTCCCCAGAGGTTCTAAAGATTTGAAGGGGTGCAGAGGGCAGGAGTAGCTCAAAGAGGCACCACAGACTGGCTGTGAATTTGCCTCTCTGGAGGGACAAAGGCAGTACAAGCCCCAGGGGTGCCAGCTGGTGGCCCTGCCCTACCACAGGCACACAGAATGGT
This portion of the Vulpes lagopus strain Blue_001 chromosome 2, ASM1834538v1, whole genome shotgun sequence genome encodes:
- the PDCD2L gene encoding programmed cell death protein 2-like — encoded protein: MSMCPLFYDWLKCSSAADFSDRVRFVRGAARVRTAARPLGCRSPPRHAGASWAWRLLGRPCCSGFGTPQCAAAPRGRAPGLRASWAASRTRCRRWRRRGRRVNVAGSLLPWSCRCTARWKAPGSTGSCTCSPAPCPGAAAAAAAGARSWKVFRSQCLQMRETGAHDAQKQENGLAADDWCEGADDWGSDSEAAPPPQLTLDFGNDSIGAKDRDFTAQLQDLHLQDTVLGAAPRVSPGEEMALPSVVPQFLPYYICVVEEEDYRDFVSLDHAHSLLREYQQKEGMDMDQLLSQSLPSDGDEKYEKTIIKSGDKTFYKFMKRIAACQEQILRYSWSGEPLFLTCPPSEVTQLPACSHCGGRRTFEFQLMPALVSMLRSTNLGLSVEFGTILIYTCEKSCWPQNHQTPMEELCIIQEDPDESLFK